A region from the Corallococcus caeni genome encodes:
- a CDS encoding NAD-dependent epimerase/dehydratase family protein: MKVLVTGGAGFIGSHVCDEFLRNGHEVIALDNLSSGKKENLDPRVRLAVHDIRSPEAAELIRTEKPQVLCHLAAQMDVRRSVEDPGFDADVNIRGMTNLLEAARQSGVKKVIFSSTGGAIYGEQDYFPAREDHPTRPVSPYGVSKAAGELYLGYYRAQYGLPYVALRYANVYGPRQNPHGEAGVVAIFCQRTIAGQGCTIFGEGKQTRDFVFGPDVARANYLAFQSDYVGAANIGTGVETDINRLYELIAEAGGSSLKAAHAPGKPGEQLRSCIDASHAKKVLGWEPSVQLAEGLRRTVQFFRDQAAGPVRARG, translated from the coding sequence GTGAAAGTCCTGGTAACGGGCGGCGCGGGCTTCATTGGCTCGCACGTGTGCGATGAGTTCCTGCGCAATGGCCACGAGGTCATCGCGCTGGACAACCTGTCGAGCGGCAAGAAGGAGAACCTGGATCCGCGCGTGCGGCTGGCCGTGCACGACATCCGGAGCCCCGAGGCCGCGGAGCTCATTCGCACCGAGAAGCCCCAGGTGCTCTGTCACCTGGCCGCCCAGATGGACGTGCGCCGCAGCGTGGAGGACCCGGGCTTCGACGCGGACGTGAACATCCGCGGCATGACGAACCTGCTGGAGGCCGCGCGGCAGTCCGGCGTGAAGAAGGTCATCTTCAGCTCCACCGGCGGCGCCATCTACGGCGAGCAGGACTACTTCCCCGCGCGCGAGGACCACCCCACGCGGCCGGTGTCGCCCTACGGCGTCTCCAAGGCGGCGGGCGAGCTGTACCTGGGCTACTACCGCGCGCAGTACGGCCTGCCGTACGTGGCCCTGCGGTACGCCAACGTGTACGGCCCCCGTCAGAACCCGCACGGCGAGGCGGGCGTGGTGGCCATCTTCTGCCAGCGCACCATCGCGGGGCAGGGCTGCACCATCTTCGGCGAGGGCAAGCAGACGCGTGACTTCGTCTTCGGTCCGGACGTGGCCCGCGCCAACTACCTGGCCTTCCAGAGCGACTACGTGGGCGCCGCGAACATCGGCACCGGCGTGGAGACGGACATCAACCGGCTCTACGAGCTCATCGCGGAGGCCGGCGGCAGCTCGCTGAAGGCCGCGCACGCGCCGGGCAAGCCGGGCGAGCAGCTGCGCTCCTGCATCGACGCGTCCCACGCGAAGAAGGTGCTGGGCTGGGAGCCGTCCGTGCAGCTGGCGGAGGGCCTGCGCCGCACGGTGCAGTTCTTCCGTGACCAGG